One stretch of Tepidibacter hydrothermalis DNA includes these proteins:
- a CDS encoding HAMP domain-containing sensor histidine kinase: MIKISNPFRKINISTKLFLNYLFLFVIVVFILIFSFAGGMTYIAKHNKGTIDDVDMESLYENIYEHGIDRACKIEGIKDNSYIELLDENLTVLDEYNSVHPKGYVYEQKEFNKIIIPNYYYYQYSEDINEESNSFNVYYSEETDNILLASVPNQEIKFIQKVLKVIFIIFVLVLLIVIIIYAKWTSISLVRPIKSLVKGVNEISKGNYDTRIKIKSKNELGILKDAINNMSKKIEEEIFLREKAEKNRKRLILDISHDLKTPLTNIMGYSETIYYDMELDESIKNRYLNIIMSNSKKANELISDLFELSKIDSDDNKIELKKQDICEFIRILLIDYVFEIEENSMDYEFDIPDYEIMCDISDKYLQRAISNLIVNSIKYSGKESTIKVSIRKANNDAIINIEDNGIGIKSDSIKDIFEPFVRADSSRNSKTGGTGLGLAITRAIIKKHGGDIYLDPYVDKGCKFIITIPIIKT, translated from the coding sequence ATGATTAAGATATCTAATCCTTTTAGAAAAATAAATATATCTACAAAGTTATTTTTGAATTATTTGTTTTTATTCGTAATAGTAGTATTCATATTGATTTTTAGCTTTGCTGGAGGGATGACTTATATTGCAAAGCATAATAAAGGAACTATAGATGATGTAGATATGGAGAGCCTTTATGAAAATATATATGAGCATGGAATCGATAGAGCCTGTAAAATAGAGGGAATTAAAGATAATTCATATATAGAACTCTTAGATGAAAATTTAACAGTACTAGATGAGTATAACAGTGTACATCCAAAGGGATATGTATATGAACAAAAAGAATTTAATAAAATAATAATACCAAATTATTATTATTATCAATACTCAGAGGATATAAATGAAGAATCAAATAGTTTTAATGTTTATTATTCTGAAGAAACTGACAATATTCTATTGGCCTCTGTTCCAAATCAGGAAATTAAATTCATACAAAAGGTACTTAAAGTTATATTTATAATATTTGTATTAGTACTATTAATAGTTATAATTATTTATGCTAAATGGACATCTATAAGTTTAGTAAGACCTATTAAATCTTTAGTTAAAGGTGTTAATGAAATAAGCAAGGGTAATTATGATACTAGAATTAAAATAAAGTCTAAGAATGAATTAGGTATTCTGAAGGATGCTATAAATAATATGAGTAAAAAAATAGAAGAAGAAATATTTCTTAGGGAGAAAGCTGAGAAGAATAGAAAAAGATTGATACTTGATATATCTCATGATTTAAAAACTCCTCTAACTAATATAATGGGATATTCTGAGACAATATATTATGATATGGAATTAGATGAATCAATTAAAAATAGATATTTAAATATAATAATGTCTAATAGCAAAAAAGCTAATGAGCTTATAAGCGATTTATTTGAATTGTCGAAAATAGATAGTGATGATAATAAAATAGAATTAAAAAAGCAGGATATATGTGAATTTATCAGGATATTACTTATAGATTATGTTTTTGAGATAGAAGAAAATAGTATGGATTATGAATTTGATATTCCTGATTATGAGATAATGTGCGATATATCTGATAAATATTTGCAAAGAGCTATCAGCAATTTAATAGTTAATAGCATAAAATATAGTGGAAAAGAGTCTACTATTAAGGTTTCTATTAGAAAAGCAAATAACGATGCTATTATAAATATTGAAGATAATGGTATAGGGATAAAGAGTGATTCGATTAAAGATATATTTGAACCATTTGTAAGAGCGGATTCTTCTAGAAATTCAAAAACTGGAGGAACAGGTCTTGGACTTGCTATAACAAGAGCAATAATAAAAAAACATGGAGGAGATATATATTTAGATCCGTATGTAGATAAGGGATGTAAATTTATAATAACTATTCCTATAATCAAAACTTAG
- a CDS encoding response regulator transcription factor — protein MDINILIVEDEEDIRHLLSVNLSSQGYNVIEASNGIEALELFYKNDIDLIIIDVMMPIMDGFKTVSKIRKTSKVPIIFLTARDDETDKVLGFGLGADDYVVKPFSIAEVISRVQAHLRRYIEYGVNNSNKIITNGSISIDTENYIARKNNIDIDLNPKELKILSLFMENIGRVYTKKQIYENVWGDMYHGDDNTIMVHISHIREKIEEDPKKPKYIKTIRGIGYRMEKNYD, from the coding sequence ATGGATATAAATATTTTAATTGTAGAAGATGAAGAGGACATAAGGCACTTATTATCTGTTAATTTGTCTAGTCAAGGGTATAATGTAATTGAAGCATCAAATGGAATAGAGGCGTTAGAGTTATTTTATAAAAATGATATTGATTTAATAATTATAGATGTCATGATGCCGATTATGGATGGGTTCAAGACTGTTTCTAAAATAAGAAAGACGAGTAAAGTTCCTATAATATTTTTGACAGCAAGAGATGATGAAACGGATAAAGTTTTAGGATTTGGCTTGGGTGCTGATGATTATGTTGTAAAGCCTTTTAGTATAGCAGAGGTTATTTCTAGAGTACAAGCTCATCTTAGAAGATATATAGAGTATGGTGTAAATAATTCTAATAAAATAATTACGAACGGAAGTATAAGTATAGATACTGAAAATTATATAGCTAGAAAGAACAATATAGATATAGATTTGAATCCTAAGGAATTGAAAATATTATCACTTTTCATGGAAAATATAGGAAGGGTGTATACTAAGAAACAAATATATGAGAATGTATGGGGAGATATGTATCATGGGGATGATAATACTATAATGGTTCATATAAGTCATATAAGAGAAAAGATAGAGGAGGATCCTAAAAAGCCTAAGTATATAAAAACAATAAGGGGAATAGGTTATAGAATGGAAAAAAATTATGATTAA
- a CDS encoding RidA family protein — MEIKRYEGTGRMSRAVVHNGTVYLCGQTCSDKEGIKEQTKVVLEKIEDLLNKYGSDKKHVLSTTIYVKDMSMFQDMNEVWDNWVEDGFEPARACVEAKMARESILVEMSVVAAVK; from the coding sequence ATGGAAATTAAAAGATATGAAGGAACAGGAAGAATGAGTCGTGCTGTAGTACATAATGGAACTGTTTACTTATGTGGACAAACTTGTTCAGATAAAGAAGGAATAAAAGAGCAAACTAAAGTTGTACTTGAGAAAATAGAAGATTTATTAAATAAATATGGATCAGATAAAAAACATGTATTATCGACTACTATTTACGTAAAAGATATGTCTATGTTCCAAGATATGAATGAAGTATGGGATAATTGGGTTGAAGATGGATTTGAACCTGCAAGAGCATGTGTTGAAGCTAAGATGGCTAGAGAGTCTATATTAGTTGAAATGTCAGTTGTAGCTGCTGTTAAATAA